A DNA window from Ranitomeya imitator isolate aRanImi1 chromosome 2, aRanImi1.pri, whole genome shotgun sequence contains the following coding sequences:
- the ZNF711 gene encoding zinc finger protein 711: protein MMDPGGGRLELQIQEAKIPHTMIMQDFVAGMTGTAHVDGDHIVVSVPEGMLVSDVITDDDITLAQEELSDDVVQGPDIISEDDVVTEHDIVPEAVLETDVALEEELESSHQVLQSDIITETVTDQVFVADLAAATDGHLAQVVQDVMSDSHSPTMVSQEVLVASCDSDAIIHSSDIQAAGSSVTIKTEDNDLKCAAEDYLMISLDDVGDKLERIGSAPLKISTEISHGDAASKENGFGSEVIKVYIFKAEADDDVEIGGTEIVTESDFHNGHPIAGVLEQSGLARVQREKMVYMTVKDSTQEDEDIGCAEIADEVYMEVIVGEEEASSLPEAQTEDANLSKTFVPVAWAAAYGDERELPRKYGDWQETGNLEARQNKNGPATQYLQICDSIATSRALKQKAKKRRRGDARQWQTAVIIGPDGQPLTVYPCHICGKKFKSRGFLKRHMKNHPDHMMKKKYQCTDCDFTTNKKVSFHNHLESHKLSSKVDKTHEFTEYTRRYREASPLNSNKLILRDKEPKFHKCKYCDYETSEQGLLNRHLLAVHSKNFPHVCVECGKGFRHPSELKKHMRTHTGEKPYLCHYCEFRCADQSNLKTHIKSRHGTDLPYKCEQCPQAFTDEKELLRHTELFQGHKTHQCPHCDHKSTNSSDLKRHVISVHTKDFPHKCEVCEKGFHRPSELKKHSETHKGKKIHQCRHCDFKTSDPFILSGHILSVHTKDLPFKCKKCKRGFRLQLELKKHMKTHSGKKVYQCQYCEYSTTDASGFKRHVISIHTKDYPHRCEFCKKGFRRPSEKNQHIMRHHKEVVM from the exons ATGATGGATCCGGGAGGTGGCAGGCTGGAGCTCCAGATACAAGAAGCCAAAATTCCTCACACCATGATCATGCAGGACTTCG TGGCTGGGATGACCGGCACAGCCCACGTCGATGGCGACCACATTGTCGTCTCTGTTCCAGAGGGCATGTTAGTTTCCGATGTCATCACTGACGATGACATCACCTTGGCACAGGAGGAGCTATCGGATGACGTAGTGCAGGGTCCGGACATTATCAGCGAGGATGACGTCGTCACAGAGCACGACATTGTGCCAGAGGCTGTCCTGGAAACTGACGTCGCTCTTGAGGAGGAGCTGGAAAGCAGCCATCAAGTATTACAATCTGACATTATTACCGAGACCGTGACGGACCAAGTGTTTGTGGCCGATCTCGCGGCTGCGACTGATGGTCACTTGGCCCAGGTGGTGCAGGACGTGATGTCGGACTCTCACTCCCCAACCATGGTGTCACAGGAGGTTCTGGTGGCCAGCTGTGACTCTGATGCCATAATTCATTCCTCTGACATCCAGGCTGCCGGCTCCTCCGTAACCATTAAAACGGAGGACAATGATCTAAAATGTGCTGCGGAGGATTACCTGATGATATCTT TAGACGACGTCGGGGACAAGTTAGAACGCATCGGCAGCGCTCCTCTCAAAATCAGCACCGAGATTTCCCACGGGGACGCAGCGTCTAAAGAAAATGGGTTTGGTTCAGAGGTGATTAAAGTTTACATATTCAAAGCGGAGGCAGATGATGATGTGGAAATAG GGGGGACAGAAATTGTTACAGAGAGCGACTTCCACAACGGGCATCCCATCGCCGGAGTCCTCGAGCAGAGCGGTCTGGCTCGAGTACAGAGAGAGAAGATGGTGTACATGACTGTCAAAGACTCCACTCAGGAAGATGAAGATATCG GCTGCGCGGAAATCGCAGATGAAGTTTACATGGAGGTGATCGTGGGGGAAGAGGAGGCTTCTTCTCTTCCAGAGGCTCAGACTGAGGACGCCAACCTGAGCAAGACCTTTGTTCCTGTGGCCTGGGCAGCTGCTTATG gagatgagcgggagctgcCCAGAAAATACGGAGACTGGCAGGAGACTG GAAACTTGGAGGCTCGACAAAACAAGAACGGACCAGCGACCCAGTACCTACAGATCTGTGACAGTATCGCCACCAGCAGAGCGCTGAAACAAAAAGCCAAGAAGAGGAGGAGAGGTGACGCCAGGCAGTGGCAGACAG CCGTCATCATCGGTCCAGACGGACAGCCGCTGACTGTCTACCCATGTCACATATGTGGCAAGAAGTTTAAGTCCAGAGGTTTCCTGAAACGACACATGAAGAATCACCCCGACCACATGATGAAGAAGAAATATCAGTGCACGGACTGCGACTTCACCACCAACAAGAAGGTCAGTTTCCACAACCACCTGGAGAGCCACAAGCTGAGCAGCAAGGTGGACAAGACGCACGAGTTCACCGAATACACGCGGAGGTACCGGGAGGCGAGCCCCCTCAACTCCAACAAGCTCATCCTGCGAGACAAAGAGCCCAAATTCCACAAGTGCAAATATTGTGACTACGAGACCAGCGAGCAGGGACTGCTGAACCGGCACCTGCTGGCTGTCCACAGCAAGAACTTCCCCCATGTGTGCGTTGAATGCGGAAAGGGTTTCCGGCATCCCTCtgagctaaaaaaacacatgaggaCGCACACGGGTGAGAAGCCGTACTTGTGCCACTATTGTGAATTCAGGTGCGCCGACCAGTCCAACCTAAAAACGCACATTAAAAGCCGGCACGGGACGGACTTGCCCTACAAATGTGAACAGTGCCCGCAGGCATTTACTGACGAAAAGGAACTTTTAAGGCACACCGAGCTTTTTCAAGGTCACAAAACCCACCAGTGCCCCCATTGTGACCACAAGAGCACCAACTCCAGTGACCTTAAACGGCACGTCATATCCGTTCACACCAAGGACTTCCCCCACAAGTGTGAGGTATGCGAGAAAGGGTTTCACCGTCCTTCAGAACTCAAGAAGCACAGCGAGACCCATAAAGGCAAAAAGATTCACCAGTGCCGCCACTGTGACTTTAAGACGTCAGACCCCTTCATACTGAGCGGCCACATCCTCTCCGTTCACACTAAGGACTTGCCCTTTAAATGTAAAAAGTGCAAACGAGGCTTCCGGCTTCAGCTCGAGCTCAAGAAGCACATGAAGACTCACAGCGGCAAGAAGGTGTACCAGTGTCAGTACTGCGAGTACAGCACCACCGACGCCTCGGGATTTAAGCGGCACGTCATCAGCATTCACACAAAGGACTACCCGCACCGCTGCGAGTTCTGCAAGAAGGGATTCCGCCGGCCGTCAGAAAAAAATCAGCACATCATGAGGCACCACAAAGAGGTCGTCATGTAG